Proteins found in one Macrobrachium nipponense isolate FS-2020 chromosome 35, ASM1510439v2, whole genome shotgun sequence genomic segment:
- the LOC135208155 gene encoding mediator of RNA polymerase II transcription subunit 23-like: MESTHDGATQVKEASPFGVKYGRSICIFRYEKHMAFHRKYPEKFSPESILAEQGTLTAQYQTLPIYFSNVCLRFLPVLDIINHRFLELAQVHKNLETILERLGVLYKFHDRPITYLYNTFHYYESKLRERPNLKRRLVVAVIMSQQEIRPPGWALTEAYKQYLGRSADDIVWNPGLPYYTALVKRLVNSILYLDRFNLRGKIFAFECSYSFFLVHVK; this comes from the exons ATGGAAAGTACACATGATGGAGCCACACAGGTGAAAGAGGCCTCACCTTTTGG GGTAAAGTATGGCAGGAGCATTTGTATTTTCAGGTATGAAAAGCACATGGCATTCCATCGGAAGTACCCTGAGAAGTTCTCACCAGAGAGCATCCTTGCAGAACAGGGCACATTGACTGCACAGTATCAAACTTTGCCTATATATTTCTCCAACGTTTGTCTTAGATTTTTGCCT GTTCTTGACATCATCAATCACAGATTTCTAGAATTGGCCCAGGTACACAAAAATTTAGAAACCATCCTTGAGCGACTAGGTGTGCTCTATAAATTCCATG ATCGTCCAATAACATACCTGTATAACACTTTCCATTATTACGAAAGTAAATTACGCGAGCGGCCAAATCTCAAACGACGTTTGGTGGTTGCTGTTATTATGTCCCAGCAGGAAATCCGGCCACCTGGATGGGCACTGACTGAAGCTTATAAGCAGTATTTAGGAAGatctgcagatgacatagtttggAATCCAGGATTGCCTTATTATACTGCCCTTGTGAAGCGCCTTGTGAACAGTATCCTTTACCTGGACAggtttaatttgagaggaaaaATTTTTGCATTTGAATGTTCATATTCGTTCTTTTTAGTTCATGTCAAATGA